The following are encoded in a window of Arvicanthis niloticus isolate mArvNil1 chromosome 1, mArvNil1.pat.X, whole genome shotgun sequence genomic DNA:
- the Il4r gene encoding interleukin-4 receptor subunit alpha isoform X1 encodes MEPERAGTFASPMGWLCTKFLASVSCLILLWVAGSGSIKVLGEPTCFSDYIRTATCEWPLDSTVNCSSQLRLDYRLDFLFPVNLTCIPKNSASTMCVCHMDIDEPVQEDTYQMELWAEQRQLWHGSFRPSNNVKPPAPGNLTLHTNVSDAWLLTWSNPYPPNIFLHKDLFYMVNISREDNPAEFIVYNVTYMDPRLSFPINILKSGMHYRARVRVMVQYFHSTWSEWSPSITWYNHFQPPLVQRLPLGVSISCLCILLFCLSCYFGIIKIKKIWWDQIPTPARSPLVAIIIQDTQVPLWEKQTRSQESTKCPHWKTCLSKLLPCLLEHRVKETESPKATQTKPLQSPGKAGWCPVEVSRTVLWPENVSVSVVRYMEMFEAPVQSVEEEEDEMVKGDLSMSPENSGGGFQESQADIMARLTENLFSDLLEAENGGIDQSGLAESGSPLPSENGQASMSRACFPMGPNEPTCQITGQPSHPGPPSGSPAQSATNLACTQVPLVLADNPAYRSFSDFSSSAPNPGELASELPQAGHPEEGDPPSPVDPHSSGPSMQQVESWEQILHMSVLQHGTAGSTPAPTSGYQEFLQAVKQGAAQDPGVPGVRPSGDTGYKAFSSLLSSNGVCTDTTTAETDSGHGGYKPFQNPIPNQSPSSMPLFTFGLDMELPPSPLNSAPPNSTPECLGLELGLKGGDWLKAPPPADQVPKPFGDDLGLGIVYSSLTCHLCGRLKQHHSQEESGQSHIVASPGCGCYDDRSPSLGSLLGALESCPGEMPPEANLTSAPKTSSNLSGEGKGPGHSPVPSQTTEVPVGTLGVAVS; translated from the exons ATGGAGCCTGAACGCGCAG GCACCTTTGCGTCTCCAATGGGGTGGCTTTGCACCAAGttcctggcctctgtgagctGTCTGATTTTGCTGTGGGTGGCTGGCTCTG GGAGCATCAAGGTCCTGGGTGAGCCCACCTGCTTCTCTGACTACATCCGCACTGCTACGTGTGAGTGGCCGCTGGATAGTACTGTGAACTGCAGTTCTCAGCTCCGCCTGGACTACAGGCTGGACTTCCTTTTCCCTGT AAACCTCACATGCATCCCCAAGAACAGCGccagcaccatgtgtgtgtgccacatggaCATAGATGAGCCTGTCCAAGAAGACACATACCAGATGGAACTGTGGGCTGAGCAGCGACAGCTGTGGCATGGCTCCTTCCGGCCCAGTAACAATG TGAAGCCCCCGGCTCCAGGCAACCTCACACTCCACACCAATGTCTCCGATGCATGGCTGCTGACATGGAGTAACCCGTACCCACCGAACATCTTCCTGCACAAAGACCTGTTCTACATGGTCAACATCTCCAGAGAGGATAACCCCGCAGAA TTCATAGTCTATAACGTGACCTACATGGATCCCAGGCTGAGCTTCCCGATCAACATCCTGAAGTCAGGGATGCACTATAGGGCACGTGTGAGGGTCATGGTCCAGTACTTCCATAGTACCTGGAGTGAGTGGAGTCCCAGCATCACTTGGTACAACC ACTTCCAGCCGCCCCTGGTACAGCGCCTCCCACTGGGGGTCAgcatctcctgcctctgcatcctgttGTTTTGCCTGTCCTGTTACTTCGGCATTATCAA GATTAAGAAGATATGGTGGGACCAGATTCCCACCCCAGCACGCAGTCCCTTAGTGGCCATCATCATTCAGGACACGCAG GTACCCCTCTGGGAAAAGCAGACCCGAAGCCAGGAGTCAACCAAGTGCCC GCACTGGAAGACTTGTCTATCCAAGCTGCTGCCCTGCTTGCTGGAGCACAGAGTGAAGGAGACAGAATCCCCGAAGGCTACCCAAACCAAGCCTCTCCAGAGTCCTGGAAAGGCAGGCTGGTGTCCTGTGGAGGTCAGCAGGACTGTCCTTTGGCCAGAGAACGTTAGTGTCAGTGTGGTGCGCTATATGGAGATGTTTGAGGCCCCAGTACAGagtgtggaggaggaagaagatgagatgGTCAAAGGGGACCTGAGCATGTCACCTGAGAACAGCGGAGGCGGCTTTCAGGAGAGTCAGGCAGACATCATGGCCCGGCTCACTGAGAACCTATTTTCAGACTTGTTGGAGGCTGAGAATGGGGGCATTGACCAGTCAGGCTTGGCAGAGTCAGGCTCCCCTCTGCCTTCAGAAAATGGGCAAGCTTCTATGTCCAGGGCCTGCTTCCCCATGGGGCCCAATGAGCCCACATGCCAGATTACAGGGCAGCCTTCACACCCAGGCCCTCCTTCAGGCAGCCCAGCCCAGAGTGCAACTAACCTGGCCTGCACACAGGTCCCACTTGTCCTTGCAGACAATCCTGCCTACCGGAGTTTTAGTGACTTCAGCAGCTCGGCCCCAAAtcctggagagctggcttcagAGCTGCCGCAGGCTGGACATCCAGAAGAAGGGGACCCTCCAAGCCCGGTTGACCCCCATTCTTCAGGGCCATCAATGCAGCAAGTAGAAAGCTGGGAGCAGATCCTTCACATGAGTGTCCTACAACACGGGACAGCTGGCTCCACCCCAGCCCCTACCAGTGGCTATCAGGAGTTTCTGCAGGCAGTGAAGCAGGGTGCTGCCCAGGACCCTGGGGTGCCTGGTGTCAGGCCTTCTGGAGACACTGGTTACAAGGCTTTCTCGAGCCTTCTCAGCAGCAATGGTGTCTGCACAGACACAACAACAGCAGAGACTGACAGTGGACATGGGGGCTACAAGCCCTTCCAGAACCCTATTCCTAACCAGTCCCCTAGCTCCATGCCCTTATTCACCTTCGGACTGGACATGGAGCTGCCACCCAGTCCTCTGAACTCAGCTCCACCCAACAGCACCCCAGAATGCCTTGGTCTGGAGCTGGGGCTCAAAGGAGGTGACTGGCTGAAGGCCCCTCCTCCTGCGGATCAGGTGCCTAAGCCCTTTGGGGATGACCTGGGCCTTGGCATTGTGTACTCGTCCCTCACCTGCCACTTGTGTGGCCGCCTGAAGCAACACCACAGCCAGGAGGAAAGTGGCCAGAGCCACATTGTTGCGAGCCCTGGCTGTGGCTGCTATGATGACAGATCACCATCCCTGGGGAGCCTCTTGGGGGCCTTGGAAAGCTGTCCTGGGGAAATGCCACCAGAGGCCAACCTCACTTCAGCACCCAAGACATCCTCCAACTTGTCAGGGGAGGGCAAGGGCCCTGGTCACTCTCCTGTTCCCAGCCAGACTACTGAGGTGCCTGTGGGCACCCTGGGCGTTGCTGTTTCTTAg
- the Il4r gene encoding interleukin-4 receptor subunit alpha isoform X2, protein MGWLCTKFLASVSCLILLWVAGSGSIKVLGEPTCFSDYIRTATCEWPLDSTVNCSSQLRLDYRLDFLFPVNLTCIPKNSASTMCVCHMDIDEPVQEDTYQMELWAEQRQLWHGSFRPSNNVKPPAPGNLTLHTNVSDAWLLTWSNPYPPNIFLHKDLFYMVNISREDNPAEFIVYNVTYMDPRLSFPINILKSGMHYRARVRVMVQYFHSTWSEWSPSITWYNHFQPPLVQRLPLGVSISCLCILLFCLSCYFGIIKIKKIWWDQIPTPARSPLVAIIIQDTQVPLWEKQTRSQESTKCPHWKTCLSKLLPCLLEHRVKETESPKATQTKPLQSPGKAGWCPVEVSRTVLWPENVSVSVVRYMEMFEAPVQSVEEEEDEMVKGDLSMSPENSGGGFQESQADIMARLTENLFSDLLEAENGGIDQSGLAESGSPLPSENGQASMSRACFPMGPNEPTCQITGQPSHPGPPSGSPAQSATNLACTQVPLVLADNPAYRSFSDFSSSAPNPGELASELPQAGHPEEGDPPSPVDPHSSGPSMQQVESWEQILHMSVLQHGTAGSTPAPTSGYQEFLQAVKQGAAQDPGVPGVRPSGDTGYKAFSSLLSSNGVCTDTTTAETDSGHGGYKPFQNPIPNQSPSSMPLFTFGLDMELPPSPLNSAPPNSTPECLGLELGLKGGDWLKAPPPADQVPKPFGDDLGLGIVYSSLTCHLCGRLKQHHSQEESGQSHIVASPGCGCYDDRSPSLGSLLGALESCPGEMPPEANLTSAPKTSSNLSGEGKGPGHSPVPSQTTEVPVGTLGVAVS, encoded by the exons ATGGGGTGGCTTTGCACCAAGttcctggcctctgtgagctGTCTGATTTTGCTGTGGGTGGCTGGCTCTG GGAGCATCAAGGTCCTGGGTGAGCCCACCTGCTTCTCTGACTACATCCGCACTGCTACGTGTGAGTGGCCGCTGGATAGTACTGTGAACTGCAGTTCTCAGCTCCGCCTGGACTACAGGCTGGACTTCCTTTTCCCTGT AAACCTCACATGCATCCCCAAGAACAGCGccagcaccatgtgtgtgtgccacatggaCATAGATGAGCCTGTCCAAGAAGACACATACCAGATGGAACTGTGGGCTGAGCAGCGACAGCTGTGGCATGGCTCCTTCCGGCCCAGTAACAATG TGAAGCCCCCGGCTCCAGGCAACCTCACACTCCACACCAATGTCTCCGATGCATGGCTGCTGACATGGAGTAACCCGTACCCACCGAACATCTTCCTGCACAAAGACCTGTTCTACATGGTCAACATCTCCAGAGAGGATAACCCCGCAGAA TTCATAGTCTATAACGTGACCTACATGGATCCCAGGCTGAGCTTCCCGATCAACATCCTGAAGTCAGGGATGCACTATAGGGCACGTGTGAGGGTCATGGTCCAGTACTTCCATAGTACCTGGAGTGAGTGGAGTCCCAGCATCACTTGGTACAACC ACTTCCAGCCGCCCCTGGTACAGCGCCTCCCACTGGGGGTCAgcatctcctgcctctgcatcctgttGTTTTGCCTGTCCTGTTACTTCGGCATTATCAA GATTAAGAAGATATGGTGGGACCAGATTCCCACCCCAGCACGCAGTCCCTTAGTGGCCATCATCATTCAGGACACGCAG GTACCCCTCTGGGAAAAGCAGACCCGAAGCCAGGAGTCAACCAAGTGCCC GCACTGGAAGACTTGTCTATCCAAGCTGCTGCCCTGCTTGCTGGAGCACAGAGTGAAGGAGACAGAATCCCCGAAGGCTACCCAAACCAAGCCTCTCCAGAGTCCTGGAAAGGCAGGCTGGTGTCCTGTGGAGGTCAGCAGGACTGTCCTTTGGCCAGAGAACGTTAGTGTCAGTGTGGTGCGCTATATGGAGATGTTTGAGGCCCCAGTACAGagtgtggaggaggaagaagatgagatgGTCAAAGGGGACCTGAGCATGTCACCTGAGAACAGCGGAGGCGGCTTTCAGGAGAGTCAGGCAGACATCATGGCCCGGCTCACTGAGAACCTATTTTCAGACTTGTTGGAGGCTGAGAATGGGGGCATTGACCAGTCAGGCTTGGCAGAGTCAGGCTCCCCTCTGCCTTCAGAAAATGGGCAAGCTTCTATGTCCAGGGCCTGCTTCCCCATGGGGCCCAATGAGCCCACATGCCAGATTACAGGGCAGCCTTCACACCCAGGCCCTCCTTCAGGCAGCCCAGCCCAGAGTGCAACTAACCTGGCCTGCACACAGGTCCCACTTGTCCTTGCAGACAATCCTGCCTACCGGAGTTTTAGTGACTTCAGCAGCTCGGCCCCAAAtcctggagagctggcttcagAGCTGCCGCAGGCTGGACATCCAGAAGAAGGGGACCCTCCAAGCCCGGTTGACCCCCATTCTTCAGGGCCATCAATGCAGCAAGTAGAAAGCTGGGAGCAGATCCTTCACATGAGTGTCCTACAACACGGGACAGCTGGCTCCACCCCAGCCCCTACCAGTGGCTATCAGGAGTTTCTGCAGGCAGTGAAGCAGGGTGCTGCCCAGGACCCTGGGGTGCCTGGTGTCAGGCCTTCTGGAGACACTGGTTACAAGGCTTTCTCGAGCCTTCTCAGCAGCAATGGTGTCTGCACAGACACAACAACAGCAGAGACTGACAGTGGACATGGGGGCTACAAGCCCTTCCAGAACCCTATTCCTAACCAGTCCCCTAGCTCCATGCCCTTATTCACCTTCGGACTGGACATGGAGCTGCCACCCAGTCCTCTGAACTCAGCTCCACCCAACAGCACCCCAGAATGCCTTGGTCTGGAGCTGGGGCTCAAAGGAGGTGACTGGCTGAAGGCCCCTCCTCCTGCGGATCAGGTGCCTAAGCCCTTTGGGGATGACCTGGGCCTTGGCATTGTGTACTCGTCCCTCACCTGCCACTTGTGTGGCCGCCTGAAGCAACACCACAGCCAGGAGGAAAGTGGCCAGAGCCACATTGTTGCGAGCCCTGGCTGTGGCTGCTATGATGACAGATCACCATCCCTGGGGAGCCTCTTGGGGGCCTTGGAAAGCTGTCCTGGGGAAATGCCACCAGAGGCCAACCTCACTTCAGCACCCAAGACATCCTCCAACTTGTCAGGGGAGGGCAAGGGCCCTGGTCACTCTCCTGTTCCCAGCCAGACTACTGAGGTGCCTGTGGGCACCCTGGGCGTTGCTGTTTCTTAg
- the Il4r gene encoding interleukin-4 receptor subunit alpha isoform X3, producing MDFQPPLVQRLPLGVSISCLCILLFCLSCYFGIIKIKKIWWDQIPTPARSPLVAIIIQDTQVPLWEKQTRSQESTKCPHWKTCLSKLLPCLLEHRVKETESPKATQTKPLQSPGKAGWCPVEVSRTVLWPENVSVSVVRYMEMFEAPVQSVEEEEDEMVKGDLSMSPENSGGGFQESQADIMARLTENLFSDLLEAENGGIDQSGLAESGSPLPSENGQASMSRACFPMGPNEPTCQITGQPSHPGPPSGSPAQSATNLACTQVPLVLADNPAYRSFSDFSSSAPNPGELASELPQAGHPEEGDPPSPVDPHSSGPSMQQVESWEQILHMSVLQHGTAGSTPAPTSGYQEFLQAVKQGAAQDPGVPGVRPSGDTGYKAFSSLLSSNGVCTDTTTAETDSGHGGYKPFQNPIPNQSPSSMPLFTFGLDMELPPSPLNSAPPNSTPECLGLELGLKGGDWLKAPPPADQVPKPFGDDLGLGIVYSSLTCHLCGRLKQHHSQEESGQSHIVASPGCGCYDDRSPSLGSLLGALESCPGEMPPEANLTSAPKTSSNLSGEGKGPGHSPVPSQTTEVPVGTLGVAVS from the exons ATGG ACTTCCAGCCGCCCCTGGTACAGCGCCTCCCACTGGGGGTCAgcatctcctgcctctgcatcctgttGTTTTGCCTGTCCTGTTACTTCGGCATTATCAA GATTAAGAAGATATGGTGGGACCAGATTCCCACCCCAGCACGCAGTCCCTTAGTGGCCATCATCATTCAGGACACGCAG GTACCCCTCTGGGAAAAGCAGACCCGAAGCCAGGAGTCAACCAAGTGCCC GCACTGGAAGACTTGTCTATCCAAGCTGCTGCCCTGCTTGCTGGAGCACAGAGTGAAGGAGACAGAATCCCCGAAGGCTACCCAAACCAAGCCTCTCCAGAGTCCTGGAAAGGCAGGCTGGTGTCCTGTGGAGGTCAGCAGGACTGTCCTTTGGCCAGAGAACGTTAGTGTCAGTGTGGTGCGCTATATGGAGATGTTTGAGGCCCCAGTACAGagtgtggaggaggaagaagatgagatgGTCAAAGGGGACCTGAGCATGTCACCTGAGAACAGCGGAGGCGGCTTTCAGGAGAGTCAGGCAGACATCATGGCCCGGCTCACTGAGAACCTATTTTCAGACTTGTTGGAGGCTGAGAATGGGGGCATTGACCAGTCAGGCTTGGCAGAGTCAGGCTCCCCTCTGCCTTCAGAAAATGGGCAAGCTTCTATGTCCAGGGCCTGCTTCCCCATGGGGCCCAATGAGCCCACATGCCAGATTACAGGGCAGCCTTCACACCCAGGCCCTCCTTCAGGCAGCCCAGCCCAGAGTGCAACTAACCTGGCCTGCACACAGGTCCCACTTGTCCTTGCAGACAATCCTGCCTACCGGAGTTTTAGTGACTTCAGCAGCTCGGCCCCAAAtcctggagagctggcttcagAGCTGCCGCAGGCTGGACATCCAGAAGAAGGGGACCCTCCAAGCCCGGTTGACCCCCATTCTTCAGGGCCATCAATGCAGCAAGTAGAAAGCTGGGAGCAGATCCTTCACATGAGTGTCCTACAACACGGGACAGCTGGCTCCACCCCAGCCCCTACCAGTGGCTATCAGGAGTTTCTGCAGGCAGTGAAGCAGGGTGCTGCCCAGGACCCTGGGGTGCCTGGTGTCAGGCCTTCTGGAGACACTGGTTACAAGGCTTTCTCGAGCCTTCTCAGCAGCAATGGTGTCTGCACAGACACAACAACAGCAGAGACTGACAGTGGACATGGGGGCTACAAGCCCTTCCAGAACCCTATTCCTAACCAGTCCCCTAGCTCCATGCCCTTATTCACCTTCGGACTGGACATGGAGCTGCCACCCAGTCCTCTGAACTCAGCTCCACCCAACAGCACCCCAGAATGCCTTGGTCTGGAGCTGGGGCTCAAAGGAGGTGACTGGCTGAAGGCCCCTCCTCCTGCGGATCAGGTGCCTAAGCCCTTTGGGGATGACCTGGGCCTTGGCATTGTGTACTCGTCCCTCACCTGCCACTTGTGTGGCCGCCTGAAGCAACACCACAGCCAGGAGGAAAGTGGCCAGAGCCACATTGTTGCGAGCCCTGGCTGTGGCTGCTATGATGACAGATCACCATCCCTGGGGAGCCTCTTGGGGGCCTTGGAAAGCTGTCCTGGGGAAATGCCACCAGAGGCCAACCTCACTTCAGCACCCAAGACATCCTCCAACTTGTCAGGGGAGGGCAAGGGCCCTGGTCACTCTCCTGTTCCCAGCCAGACTACTGAGGTGCCTGTGGGCACCCTGGGCGTTGCTGTTTCTTAg